The proteins below come from a single Burkholderia humptydooensis genomic window:
- a CDS encoding response regulator, whose translation MKLLLVEDNAELAHWIIDLLRGEGFGVDSAPDGESADTVLKAQRYDALLLDMRLPGMSGKELLARLRRRGDNVPVLMLTAHGSVDDKVDCFSAGADDYVVKPFESRELVARIRALIRRQCGVGVTQLACGDLVYLFATREFQCGGVPLALRRREHAILETLMLQQGKTVSKARLMDSVYGLDDEPSADAIDIYIHRLRKHLSGSLAQIITLRGLGYILRTKDAAE comes from the coding sequence ATGAAATTGCTGCTCGTGGAAGACAACGCGGAACTCGCGCACTGGATCATCGATCTGCTGCGCGGCGAAGGCTTCGGCGTGGATTCGGCGCCTGACGGCGAGAGCGCGGATACGGTGCTGAAGGCGCAGCGCTACGATGCGCTGCTGCTCGACATGCGGCTGCCCGGCATGAGCGGCAAGGAGCTGCTCGCGCGGCTGCGCCGCCGCGGCGACAACGTGCCCGTGCTGATGCTGACCGCGCACGGCTCGGTCGACGACAAGGTCGACTGCTTCAGCGCGGGCGCCGACGATTACGTCGTGAAGCCGTTCGAATCGCGCGAGCTCGTCGCGCGGATTCGCGCATTGATCCGGCGGCAATGCGGCGTCGGCGTGACGCAGCTCGCATGCGGCGATCTCGTCTATCTGTTCGCGACACGCGAATTCCAGTGCGGCGGCGTGCCGCTCGCGCTGCGCCGCCGCGAGCATGCGATCCTCGAAACGCTGATGCTCCAGCAGGGCAAGACGGTATCGAAAGCGCGCCTGATGGATAGCGTGTACGGCCTCGACGACGAGCCGAGCGCCGATGCGATCGACATCTACATCCACCGCCTGCGCAAGCACCTGTCGGGCTCGCTCGCGCAGATCATCACGCTGCGCGGGCTCGGCTACATTCTTCGGACGAAGGACGCGGCCGAATGA
- a CDS encoding sensor histidine kinase encodes MSHSLRGRLLWWLLLPLAVFVAIAGAMSYDTARKTADLVQDGALVASARAIAEDVDWESGALVANVPPAALELFESPARDQVYYKVRTGGGRLLAGNPDLAGPAAPAAPGAQPVLFDTALNGLEIRAVAYTRELYNAGDTETVTVVVGKTQTSRQMMIAAIWHPQLWRLALMLALAMALVYLGLTFELRPLMKLKDDVADRGPMELEPIRTERLHFELRPIVDAINQCIARLNLHAATQRRFIADAAHQLRTPIAVIDTQIQCARQRESDDAALAGLLASMQRSSRRMADVTDKLLLLAHAEAASPARLAARVDVAAVVSGVLEEAIVLAERRRIDLGAELDDDLLVAGSESLLSALLMNLVDNAVRYTHEGGRVTVSARRDGDAVVLDVVDDGPGIPAEARPHVFKRFYRVAKDEEGTGLGLAIVEEIAQSHGGTVSLATGPGNRGVRMTVRLPAYRN; translated from the coding sequence ATGTCGCACAGCCTGCGCGGCCGACTGCTTTGGTGGCTGCTGCTGCCGCTTGCCGTGTTCGTCGCGATCGCGGGCGCGATGTCGTACGACACCGCGCGCAAGACCGCCGACCTCGTGCAGGACGGCGCGCTCGTCGCGTCCGCGCGCGCGATCGCGGAGGACGTCGACTGGGAAAGCGGCGCGCTCGTCGCGAACGTGCCGCCCGCCGCGCTCGAGCTGTTCGAGTCGCCCGCGCGGGATCAGGTGTACTACAAGGTTCGCACGGGCGGCGGCCGGCTGCTCGCCGGCAACCCCGATCTCGCCGGCCCGGCCGCGCCGGCCGCGCCCGGCGCGCAGCCGGTGCTGTTCGACACGGCGCTCAACGGGCTTGAGATCCGCGCGGTCGCGTACACGCGCGAGCTCTACAACGCGGGCGACACCGAAACGGTGACGGTCGTCGTCGGCAAGACGCAGACGTCGCGGCAGATGATGATCGCGGCGATCTGGCATCCGCAGCTCTGGCGGCTCGCGCTGATGCTCGCGCTCGCGATGGCGCTCGTCTATCTCGGGCTCACGTTCGAGCTGCGGCCGTTGATGAAGCTGAAGGACGACGTCGCGGACCGCGGGCCGATGGAGCTCGAGCCGATCCGCACCGAGCGGCTCCACTTCGAGCTGCGGCCGATCGTCGACGCGATCAACCAGTGCATCGCGCGGCTGAACCTGCACGCGGCGACGCAACGGCGCTTCATCGCCGACGCCGCGCACCAGTTGCGCACGCCGATCGCGGTGATCGACACGCAGATCCAGTGCGCGCGGCAGCGCGAGAGCGACGACGCGGCGCTCGCCGGGCTGCTCGCGTCGATGCAGCGCAGCAGCCGCAGGATGGCGGACGTCACCGACAAGCTGCTCCTGCTCGCGCACGCGGAAGCCGCGTCGCCCGCGCGGCTCGCCGCGCGCGTCGACGTCGCGGCCGTCGTGTCGGGCGTGCTCGAGGAGGCGATCGTGCTCGCCGAGCGGCGCCGCATCGATCTCGGCGCGGAGCTCGATGACGATCTGCTGGTGGCGGGCAGCGAAAGCCTGTTGTCGGCGCTCCTGATGAATCTCGTCGACAACGCGGTGCGCTATACGCACGAAGGCGGCCGCGTGACGGTGAGCGCGCGGCGCGACGGCGACGCGGTGGTGCTCGACGTGGTCGACGACGGCCCCGGCATTCCGGCCGAAGCGCGGCCGCACGTGTTCAAGCGCTTCTATCGCGTCGCAAAGGACGAGGAAGGCACGGGCCTCGGGCTCGCGATCGTCGAGGAGATCGCGCAGTCGCACGGCGGCACGGTCTCGCTCGCGACGGGCCCGGGCAACCGGGGCGTGAGGATGACCGTGCGGCTGCCCGCCTATCGCAATTGA
- a CDS encoding type III restriction-modification system endonuclease, which translates to MQLHFESDLDYQLEAIEAVCDLFRGQEACRAEFSVTAQAARRRASPQISLGMAESGLGVGNRLTLDAHTFAENLARVQVRNGLPPSGAPSSNDFTVEMETGTGKTYVYLRTIFELHRRFDFTKFVIVVPSVAIKEGVYKTLQITGQHFRRLYAGVPFDYFVYDSAKLGEVRGFASKSTVQIMIVTVAAINKKDVNTLYKDSEQTGGEKPIDLIRATHPIVIVDEPQSVDGGLDGRGKEALDAMRPLCTLRYSATHADKYQMLYRLDAIDAYERKLVKQIEIASATVEDAHNKPFIRVMSIGSRRGAIAARVELDVATAAGDVERQTVSVSDGDDLERVARRAVYANFRIGEIHAARGAEYLVLRYPGGDAFLSIGDTYGDLDTLAIQREMIRRTIREHLDKELRLTPLGVKVLSLFFVDAVDKYRKYDRHGQPFKGDYALLFEDEYRRAAKLPEYRALFGGVDADLAAQAVHDGYFSIDKKGGWTDTSDRSAGSRENAERAYGLIMKDKERLLSFDTPLKFIFSHSALKEGWDNPNVFQICTLRDIHSERERRQTIGRGLRLAVDQRGERVRGFDVNTLTVIAGESYEQFAENLQKEIEADTGIRFGIVETHQFAALPVPAGDGSVQPLGIERSAALWTYLRDAGYLDARGRVQDTLRAALKLRALPLPDEFDAQRALIVDMLRKLAGRLDVRNADERRPIALRRDAHGKAVCLSDEFRALWERIQYRTTYRVNFDNARLIERCVAALKAAPAVARARLQWRKADIAIDASGVEATETEAADAIAIDEGELDLPDLLTELQDRTQLTRRTIATVLIESGRLDEFPRNPQRFIALAAATLERCKRDALVDGIEYKLLGKEHVHALSLFEDEPLTGYLSSMRRGAAKSIHEDVPCETPAERAFVESLERDDAVRLYAKLPGWFRIPTPLGSYSPDWAVLIAEGDGPRLYFVVESKSGIGDGDLQAYERRRIQCGAAHFRALEAAADNPARYVRARSADDLPTAAANACDAA; encoded by the coding sequence ATGCAGTTGCATTTCGAGTCGGATCTCGACTATCAGCTCGAAGCGATCGAGGCGGTATGCGATCTGTTTCGCGGCCAGGAGGCGTGCCGCGCCGAATTCAGCGTGACCGCGCAGGCCGCGCGGCGGCGCGCGAGCCCGCAGATTTCGCTCGGGATGGCCGAATCGGGGCTCGGCGTCGGCAATCGGCTGACGCTCGACGCGCACACGTTCGCCGAGAATCTCGCGCGCGTGCAGGTGCGAAACGGGCTGCCGCCGTCCGGCGCGCCGAGCTCGAACGATTTCACCGTCGAGATGGAAACGGGCACGGGCAAGACCTATGTGTACCTGCGCACGATCTTCGAGCTGCACCGCCGCTTCGACTTCACGAAGTTCGTGATCGTCGTGCCGTCGGTCGCGATCAAGGAAGGCGTGTACAAGACGCTGCAGATCACCGGGCAGCATTTCCGGCGCCTGTACGCGGGCGTGCCGTTCGACTACTTCGTCTACGATTCGGCGAAGCTCGGCGAGGTGCGCGGCTTCGCGTCGAAATCGACCGTGCAGATCATGATCGTCACGGTCGCGGCGATCAACAAGAAGGACGTCAACACGCTCTACAAGGACAGCGAGCAGACGGGCGGCGAAAAGCCGATCGACCTGATTCGAGCGACGCATCCGATCGTGATCGTCGACGAGCCGCAGAGCGTCGACGGCGGGCTCGATGGGCGCGGCAAGGAAGCACTCGACGCGATGCGCCCGCTCTGCACGCTGCGCTACTCGGCGACGCACGCGGACAAGTACCAGATGCTCTACCGGCTCGATGCGATCGACGCGTACGAGCGCAAGCTCGTCAAGCAGATCGAGATCGCGTCGGCGACCGTCGAGGATGCGCACAACAAGCCATTCATCCGCGTGATGTCGATCGGCAGCCGGCGCGGCGCGATCGCCGCGCGCGTCGAGCTTGACGTCGCGACGGCGGCGGGCGACGTCGAGCGGCAGACGGTTTCCGTCTCCGACGGCGACGATCTCGAGCGCGTCGCGCGCCGCGCCGTCTACGCGAATTTCCGGATCGGCGAGATTCACGCGGCGCGCGGCGCCGAGTATCTGGTGCTGCGCTATCCGGGCGGCGACGCGTTCCTGTCGATCGGCGACACATACGGCGACCTCGACACGCTCGCGATCCAGCGCGAGATGATCCGCCGCACGATCCGCGAGCATCTCGACAAGGAACTGCGCCTCACGCCGCTCGGCGTGAAGGTGCTGTCGCTCTTCTTCGTCGACGCGGTCGACAAGTATCGCAAGTACGACCGCCACGGCCAGCCGTTCAAGGGCGACTACGCGCTGCTGTTCGAGGACGAATACCGGCGCGCGGCGAAGCTGCCCGAATATCGCGCGCTGTTCGGCGGCGTCGACGCCGATCTCGCGGCGCAGGCCGTGCACGACGGCTATTTCTCGATCGACAAGAAAGGCGGCTGGACCGACACGAGCGACAGGAGCGCGGGCAGCCGCGAGAATGCGGAGCGCGCGTACGGCCTCATCATGAAGGACAAGGAGCGGCTGCTGTCGTTCGATACGCCGCTCAAGTTCATCTTCTCGCATTCGGCGTTGAAGGAAGGCTGGGACAATCCGAACGTGTTCCAGATCTGCACGCTGCGCGACATCCACAGCGAGCGCGAGCGTCGCCAGACGATCGGCCGCGGGCTGCGCCTCGCCGTCGACCAGCGCGGCGAGCGCGTGCGCGGCTTCGACGTCAACACGCTGACGGTGATCGCGGGCGAAAGCTATGAGCAGTTCGCCGAGAACCTGCAGAAGGAAATCGAAGCCGATACGGGAATCCGCTTCGGCATCGTCGAAACGCATCAGTTCGCCGCGCTGCCCGTGCCGGCCGGCGACGGCAGCGTGCAGCCGCTCGGCATCGAGCGGTCGGCCGCGCTGTGGACGTATCTGCGCGACGCCGGCTATCTCGATGCCCGCGGCCGCGTGCAGGACACGCTGCGCGCGGCGCTCAAGCTGCGCGCATTGCCGCTGCCCGACGAATTCGACGCGCAGCGCGCGCTGATCGTCGACATGCTGCGCAAGCTCGCGGGCCGGCTCGACGTGCGCAACGCGGACGAGCGCCGCCCCATCGCGCTGCGGCGCGACGCGCACGGCAAGGCGGTGTGCCTCAGCGACGAATTCCGTGCGCTGTGGGAGCGCATCCAGTACCGGACGACGTACCGCGTGAACTTCGACAACGCGCGTCTGATCGAGCGCTGCGTCGCCGCGCTGAAGGCGGCGCCCGCCGTCGCGCGCGCGCGGCTGCAATGGCGCAAGGCCGACATCGCGATCGACGCGTCGGGCGTCGAGGCAACCGAAACCGAGGCGGCGGATGCGATCGCGATCGACGAAGGCGAGCTCGACCTGCCGGATCTGCTGACCGAGCTGCAGGACCGCACGCAGCTCACGCGGCGCACGATCGCGACCGTGCTGATCGAAAGCGGCCGGCTCGACGAATTCCCGCGCAATCCTCAACGTTTCATCGCGCTCGCCGCCGCGACGCTCGAGCGCTGCAAGCGCGACGCGCTCGTCGACGGGATCGAATACAAGCTGCTCGGCAAGGAGCACGTGCATGCGCTGTCGCTGTTCGAGGACGAACCGCTTACCGGCTATCTGTCGAGCATGCGGCGCGGCGCGGCGAAATCGATCCACGAGGACGTGCCGTGCGAAACGCCCGCCGAGCGCGCATTCGTCGAATCGCTCGAACGGGACGACGCGGTCAGGCTG
- a CDS encoding ABC transporter permease, which produces MTLPTPLGTTTSLEDEERAAQRRLQRRRQLIVGLRIAVLVVALGGWEIAARLKWIDPFFFSMPSLIAAQIQDWFVNGTSQGPLLLQVWVTLEETIAGFLIGSVAGVFCGIVLGRNKLLADVFGLYIQIANSIPRVVLGSVFVIALGLGMASKIALAVVMVFFVVFGNAFQGVREADRYLIANAQILGASRRQITTSVVIPSALSWILASLHVSFGFALVGAVVGEFLGSKQGIGLLISTAQGAFNASGVFAAMIVLAVVALAADFLLTRLEKRLLKWRPAAF; this is translated from the coding sequence ATGACGCTTCCGACGCCGCTTGGCACCACCACCTCGCTCGAAGACGAAGAGCGCGCCGCCCAGCGCCGGCTGCAGCGGCGCCGGCAACTGATCGTCGGGCTGCGCATCGCGGTGCTCGTCGTCGCGCTGGGCGGCTGGGAGATCGCGGCGCGCCTCAAGTGGATCGACCCGTTCTTCTTCTCGATGCCGTCGCTGATCGCCGCGCAGATCCAGGACTGGTTCGTCAACGGCACGTCACAGGGCCCGCTGCTGCTGCAGGTGTGGGTGACGCTCGAGGAGACGATCGCGGGCTTTCTGATCGGCTCGGTCGCGGGCGTCTTCTGCGGGATCGTGCTCGGGCGCAACAAGCTGCTCGCCGACGTGTTCGGCCTCTACATCCAGATCGCGAACTCGATTCCGCGCGTCGTGCTGGGCTCGGTGTTCGTGATCGCGCTCGGCCTCGGGATGGCGTCGAAGATCGCGCTCGCCGTGGTGATGGTGTTCTTCGTCGTGTTCGGCAACGCGTTCCAGGGCGTGCGCGAGGCCGACCGCTACCTGATCGCGAACGCGCAGATCCTCGGCGCGTCGCGCCGGCAGATCACGACCTCCGTCGTGATTCCGTCCGCGCTCAGTTGGATTCTCGCGAGCCTGCACGTGAGCTTCGGCTTCGCGCTCGTCGGCGCGGTCGTCGGGGAATTTCTGGGTTCCAAGCAAGGCATCGGTCTGCTAATCTCGACCGCACAGGGCGCGTTCAACGCGAGCGGCGTGTTCGCCGCGATGATCGTGCTCGCCGTCGTGGCGCTCGCTGCCGACTTCCTGCTGACCCGGCTCGAGAAGCGGCTCCTGAAGTGGCGGCCCGCCGCGTTCTGA
- a CDS encoding ABC transporter ATP-binding protein encodes MNQHVSAHAPAIEFRNVSCRFISPDGRATVALHDFTMSVARGEFVAIVGPTGCGKSTTLNLITGLLKPVSGEVRVMGKPVDGIDPRIGFVFQADAVFPWRTVIDNVAAGPLFRGRSKESAYAQAEEWIRRVGLAKFTKHYPHQLSGGMRKRVALAQTFINQPEILLMDEPFSALDMQTRTLMQDELLQLWSANKGSVVFVTHDLEEAIALADRVFVLTSRPATLKRVYEIDLPRPRITSEVRYEQRFIEISKDIWHDLREEVQIA; translated from the coding sequence ATGAATCAACATGTTTCGGCCCATGCGCCCGCGATCGAGTTTCGCAACGTGTCGTGCCGCTTCATCTCGCCGGACGGCCGTGCGACCGTCGCGCTGCACGACTTCACGATGTCGGTTGCGCGCGGCGAGTTCGTCGCGATCGTCGGCCCGACGGGCTGCGGCAAATCGACGACGCTCAATCTGATCACGGGGCTCCTGAAGCCCGTGTCCGGCGAGGTGCGCGTGATGGGCAAGCCCGTCGACGGCATCGATCCGCGGATCGGCTTCGTGTTCCAGGCCGACGCGGTGTTCCCGTGGCGCACGGTGATCGACAACGTCGCGGCGGGCCCGCTCTTTCGCGGCCGCTCGAAGGAATCCGCATACGCGCAGGCGGAGGAATGGATTCGCCGCGTCGGGCTCGCGAAATTCACGAAGCACTACCCGCACCAGTTGTCGGGCGGGATGCGAAAGCGCGTCGCGCTTGCGCAGACGTTCATCAACCAGCCCGAGATCCTGCTGATGGACGAGCCGTTCTCGGCGCTCGACATGCAGACGCGCACGCTGATGCAGGACGAGCTGCTGCAGCTCTGGTCGGCGAACAAGGGCTCCGTCGTGTTCGTCACGCACGACCTCGAGGAGGCGATCGCGCTCGCGGACCGCGTGTTCGTGCTGACGTCGCGCCCGGCGACGCTCAAGCGCGTGTACGAGATCGATCTGCCGCGCCCGCGCATCACGTCGGAAGTGCGCTACGAGCAGCGCTTCATCGAAATCTCGAAGGACATTTGGCACGACCTGCGCGAAGAAGTGCAGATCGCATAA
- a CDS encoding ABC transporter substrate-binding protein, which produces MRTTLRALSLAAVAAGLSFGFASQPAFADDGGKITIMVGGITKLIYLPARLTQELGYFKAEGLDVDLQSQPAGVDAENELLAGAVQGVVGFYDHTIDLQSKGKDVKAIAVLGQVPGEVEMVSTKAAGAIKSMADVKGKTLGVTGLGSSTSFLTQYLAQQHGIAANQYTMLPVGADASFIAAVKQGRIDAGMTTEPTVSVLEKNGDAKVLVDLRTLDGTRAALGGTYPAASLYVQSAWADTHKAQAAKLAHAFARTMQFIHTHSAEEIAAKMPADYQKDKALYVSALKASLPMYTPDGRMPADGPATVLKVLSAFNPSVKGKHIDLSKTYTNEFVSAK; this is translated from the coding sequence ATGCGCACCACTCTTCGCGCGCTCAGCCTGGCCGCGGTCGCGGCCGGCCTGTCCTTCGGCTTCGCTTCGCAGCCCGCCTTCGCCGACGACGGCGGCAAGATCACGATCATGGTGGGCGGCATCACGAAGCTCATCTACCTGCCCGCGCGTCTCACGCAGGAGCTCGGCTACTTCAAGGCGGAAGGGCTCGACGTGGATCTGCAGTCGCAGCCGGCGGGCGTCGACGCCGAGAACGAGCTGCTCGCGGGCGCGGTGCAGGGTGTCGTCGGCTTCTATGATCATACGATCGACCTGCAGAGCAAGGGCAAGGACGTGAAGGCGATCGCCGTGCTCGGCCAGGTGCCGGGCGAGGTCGAGATGGTGTCGACGAAAGCCGCGGGCGCGATCAAGTCGATGGCCGACGTGAAGGGCAAGACGCTCGGCGTGACGGGCCTCGGCTCGTCGACGAGCTTCCTCACGCAGTACCTCGCGCAGCAGCACGGAATCGCCGCGAACCAGTACACGATGCTGCCCGTCGGCGCCGACGCGAGCTTCATCGCGGCCGTCAAGCAAGGCCGCATCGACGCGGGGATGACGACCGAGCCGACCGTGTCGGTGCTCGAGAAGAACGGCGACGCGAAGGTGCTCGTCGATCTGCGCACGCTCGACGGCACGCGCGCCGCGCTCGGCGGCACGTATCCGGCGGCGAGCCTGTATGTGCAGTCCGCGTGGGCCGACACGCACAAGGCGCAGGCGGCAAAGCTCGCGCACGCGTTCGCGCGCACGATGCAGTTCATCCACACGCACAGCGCGGAAGAGATCGCCGCGAAGATGCCCGCCGATTACCAGAAGGACAAGGCGCTCTACGTGAGCGCGCTGAAGGCGTCGCTGCCGATGTACACGCCCGACGGCAGGATGCCCGCCGACGGCCCGGCGACGGTGCTCAAGGTGCTGTCCGCGTTCAACCCTTCGGTGAAGGGCAAGCACATCGATCTGTCGAAGACTTATACGAACGAGTTCGTGAGCGCGAAGTGA
- a CDS encoding site-specific DNA-methyltransferase, with the protein MMQKLDATSPEAQSADLVSANVERLKALFPDVVTEGPDGASVNLDVLAAMVGAVVDADAGEKYGLNWHGKRRARRLALTPSTGTLRPCPRESVDWASTRNLMIEGENLEVLKLLQKSYAGRVKLVYIDPPYNTGKDFVYPDNFTDSLRHYLELTGQTTGGKRVSSHTDASGRFHTDWLNMIYPRLKLARDLLADDGVIAVHIDEHEQHALVLVMREIFGEDNELGVAVWDKRNPKGDARGIAYQHESIVLFARDAELLFERAPLKRAKRNAQRMLDAARGAIADAATIADANAAYRSWVKSQTTLSGGEAMYDRISADGRVYRLVSMAWPNKKKAPDDYFVPLVHPVTGEPCPVPERGWRNPPATMQALIDKGLVEFGADETTQPQRIYFLDENMYENVPSVLPFGGSDDALMKSLGIPFDQPKPVELAASIIGWCTDGDDLIVDFFGGSGTTAHAVMALNAADGGNRRYVLVQLPEPLDAGSKDQKAAADFCAAQRVPLNLAELTKERLRRSAARVAAEHPGVRADLGFRVFRLDSTNVSEWDPRGDDIQQSLFAAVEHVKPNRSEEDLLYELMLKLGLDLCAPIDARTIAGKAVHVIDGAIVACFDTHIDRASTDALGEGIVKLIAAAGAADTRELTCVFRDSGFADDVAKVNLSAILEQHGVKRIRSL; encoded by the coding sequence ATGATGCAGAAACTCGATGCGACGAGCCCGGAAGCGCAATCCGCGGATCTCGTGTCCGCGAACGTCGAGCGCCTGAAGGCGCTCTTTCCGGACGTCGTGACCGAAGGGCCGGACGGCGCGTCGGTGAATCTCGACGTGCTCGCGGCGATGGTCGGCGCCGTCGTCGACGCCGACGCCGGCGAGAAGTACGGCCTGAACTGGCACGGCAAGCGCCGCGCGCGCCGGCTCGCGCTCACGCCGTCGACGGGCACGCTGCGCCCGTGCCCGCGCGAGAGCGTCGACTGGGCGTCGACTCGCAACCTGATGATCGAGGGCGAGAACCTCGAGGTGCTGAAGCTGCTGCAGAAGAGCTACGCGGGACGCGTGAAGCTCGTCTACATCGATCCGCCGTACAACACCGGCAAGGATTTTGTCTATCCGGACAATTTCACCGACAGCCTGCGCCACTATCTCGAGCTGACCGGCCAGACGACGGGCGGCAAGCGGGTCAGCAGCCACACCGACGCGAGCGGCCGCTTCCACACGGACTGGCTGAACATGATCTATCCGCGCCTGAAGCTCGCGCGCGATCTGCTCGCCGACGACGGCGTGATCGCCGTGCACATCGACGAGCACGAGCAGCACGCGCTCGTGCTCGTGATGCGCGAGATCTTCGGCGAAGACAACGAGCTCGGCGTCGCGGTGTGGGACAAGCGCAATCCGAAGGGCGACGCGCGCGGGATCGCGTACCAGCACGAATCGATCGTGCTGTTCGCGCGCGACGCGGAGCTGCTGTTCGAGCGCGCGCCGCTCAAGCGGGCGAAGCGCAACGCGCAACGCATGCTGGACGCGGCGCGCGGCGCGATCGCGGATGCCGCGACGATCGCGGACGCGAATGCCGCGTACCGTAGCTGGGTGAAGTCGCAGACGACGCTGTCGGGCGGCGAGGCGATGTATGACCGGATCTCGGCCGATGGCCGCGTGTACCGCCTCGTGTCGATGGCGTGGCCGAACAAGAAGAAGGCGCCCGACGACTACTTCGTGCCGCTCGTGCATCCGGTGACGGGCGAGCCGTGCCCCGTGCCCGAGCGCGGCTGGCGCAATCCGCCCGCGACGATGCAGGCGCTCATCGACAAGGGCCTCGTCGAATTCGGCGCGGACGAGACCACGCAGCCGCAGCGGATCTACTTCCTCGACGAGAACATGTACGAGAACGTGCCGTCGGTGTTGCCGTTCGGCGGCTCGGACGACGCGCTGATGAAGTCGCTCGGCATTCCTTTCGATCAGCCGAAGCCTGTCGAATTAGCCGCGTCGATCATCGGCTGGTGCACGGACGGCGACGATCTGATCGTCGACTTTTTCGGCGGCTCGGGCACGACCGCGCACGCGGTGATGGCGCTCAACGCGGCCGACGGCGGCAATCGCCGCTACGTGCTCGTGCAGTTGCCCGAGCCGCTCGACGCCGGCAGCAAGGACCAGAAGGCCGCCGCCGATTTCTGCGCGGCGCAGCGCGTGCCGCTCAATCTCGCCGAGCTGACGAAGGAGCGGCTGCGTCGCTCGGCGGCGCGGGTCGCGGCCGAGCATCCGGGCGTGCGCGCCGACCTCGGCTTTCGCGTGTTCAGGCTCGATTCGACGAACGTCTCCGAATGGGACCCGCGCGGCGACGACATCCAGCAGTCGCTGTTCGCGGCCGTCGAGCACGTCAAGCCGAACCGCTCCGAGGAAGATCTGCTGTACGAACTGATGCTGAAGCTCGGGCTCGACCTGTGCGCGCCGATCGACGCGCGGACGATCGCCGGCAAGGCGGTCCACGTGATCGACGGCGCGATCGTCGCGTGCTTCGACACGCACATCGACCGCGCGTCGACCGACGCGCTCGGCGAGGGCATCGTCAAGCTGATAGCCGCGGCGGGCGCCGCCGATACGCGCGAGCTGACCTGCGTGTTCCGCGACAGCGGCTTCGCGGACGACGTCGCGAAGGTGAACCTGTCGGCGATCCTCGAGCAGCACGGCGTGAAGCGTATCCGGAGCCTCTGA
- a CDS encoding porin, whose translation MAVNTIPEGTILKRQYLALSIATAACAAPQAHAQSSVQLYGLIDLSFPTYQSHANAKGDHVIGMGLGGEPWFSGSRWGLKGAEDIGGGTKVIFRLESEYTVADGNMEDPGQIFDRDAWVGIENDTFGKLTAGFQNTIARDAAAIYGDPYGSAKLTTEEGGWTNANNFKQMIFYAAGATGTRYNNGLAWKKLFGNGIFASAGYAFSNSTSFGQNSTYQVALGYNGGPFNVSGFFSHVNHAGYANKSFSVGGNYTFDIFRVNAGYFRYLGDQGALGQRQDNAWTVSFKVAPKGPLDYELGYQQMRVHNAAYNSDGNVPNANIGNFSLTSGVGNGFKETLYGSVFYHLSKRTELYLAGDYMRLHGGYTVASTHGATNQLELTTGIRTRF comes from the coding sequence ATGGCGGTCAACACGATACCGGAGGGGACGATCTTGAAACGACAATACCTGGCACTTTCCATCGCGACGGCCGCCTGCGCGGCGCCGCAAGCGCACGCGCAGTCGAGCGTCCAGCTCTACGGGCTCATCGACCTGAGCTTTCCCACCTATCAGTCGCACGCGAACGCGAAGGGCGATCACGTGATCGGCATGGGGCTCGGCGGCGAGCCGTGGTTCAGCGGCAGCCGCTGGGGCTTGAAGGGGGCGGAGGACATCGGCGGCGGCACGAAGGTGATCTTCCGGCTCGAAAGCGAATACACGGTTGCCGACGGCAACATGGAAGACCCGGGCCAGATCTTCGACCGCGACGCATGGGTCGGCATCGAAAACGACACGTTCGGCAAGCTCACCGCCGGCTTTCAGAACACGATCGCGCGCGACGCGGCGGCGATCTACGGCGACCCGTACGGCTCGGCGAAGCTGACGACCGAGGAAGGCGGCTGGACGAACGCGAACAACTTCAAGCAGATGATCTTCTACGCGGCGGGTGCGACGGGCACGCGCTACAACAACGGCCTCGCGTGGAAGAAGCTGTTCGGCAACGGCATCTTCGCGAGCGCGGGCTACGCGTTCAGCAATTCGACGAGCTTCGGGCAGAACTCGACCTACCAGGTCGCGCTCGGCTACAACGGCGGCCCGTTCAACGTGTCGGGCTTCTTCAGCCACGTGAACCACGCGGGCTACGCGAACAAGTCGTTCTCGGTCGGCGGCAACTACACGTTCGACATCTTCCGCGTGAACGCCGGCTATTTCCGCTACCTGGGCGATCAGGGCGCGCTCGGCCAGCGCCAGGACAACGCGTGGACCGTATCGTTCAAGGTCGCGCCGAAGGGCCCGCTCGACTACGAACTCGGCTATCAGCAGATGCGCGTGCACAACGCCGCCTACAACAGCGACGGCAATGTGCCGAACGCGAACATCGGCAACTTCAGCCTCACGTCGGGCGTCGGCAACGGCTTCAAGGAAACGCTGTACGGCTCAGTGTTCTACCACCTGTCGAAGCGCACCGAGCTGTATCTCGCCGGCGATTACATGCGCCTGCACGGCGGCTACACGGTTGCGTCGACGCACGGCGCGACCAACCAGCTCGAGCTGACGACCGGCATCCGCACGCGGTTCTGA